From one Triticum urartu cultivar G1812 chromosome 3, Tu2.1, whole genome shotgun sequence genomic stretch:
- the LOC125542305 gene encoding pentatricopeptide repeat-containing protein At1g63070, mitochondrial-like has product MRRAVPGCLRRALLNRHRPLDPRLSSLACCAKSLDDDEEEPSQRSVGNEDRRQYFHPVITRAIRTSSWDDARKISFRECVRVYGLPRSIGLFALLMQSFLPRRIREVRCLIQSVVDHFGNAGPELFELASLLASNLGGSMTLVQVYATIIRVFVELSMFEDALLTYVEAKKVGVDLQVCNFLLKRLVEGNQIMYARSLFDDMKSSGPSPNIYSYSVLMSMYTHGAKLCLEEALELLSEMETEGVRPNAATYGTYLYGLCRAKQVKSAWNFLQMLCQRGYPCNSYCFNAVIHGFCHDNQVHKAIEVFDGMKKCGFVPDVHSYSILVDGLCKQGDVLTGYYMLVEMARNGISPNLVSYSSLLHGLCRAGRVELAFELSKRLKDQGFKHDHIVYSIVLHGCCQHLDLEICYDLWNDMVRHNFVPDAYNYSSLIYAYCRHRQLKEALEVFELMVSDGICPNIVTCTILVHGFSNEGLIGEAFLFLDKVRQFGVVPNLCTYRVIINGLCKVNKPNDVWGIFADMIKRGYVPDTVLYSIIIDGFVKALDLQEAFRLYYKMVDEGTKPNIFTYTSLINGLCHDDKLPEAMTLLKHMIGEGLTPDRILYTSLIACYCKRSNMKAALEIFREMETEGLSADSFVYTCLIGGFSKVLAMDGAQLFMEEMINKGLTPTVVTYTDLIIGYFKIGDEKKAMAMYNSMLQAGITPDAKLSCILGLGNDGDDFGDSQEDKDVS; this is encoded by the coding sequence ATGCGCCGTGCAGTGCCGGGGTGTCTGCGTCGAGCCCTTTTGAACAGACATCGACCCCTGGATCCACGCCTCTCTTCTCTGGCCTGTTGCGCCAAGAGCttggatgatgatgaggaggaacCCAGTCAGCGCTCTGTTGGCAATGAGGATAGACGCCAGTATTTTCATCCTGTGATCACACGAGCAATCCGGACATCGAGCTGGGATGATGCCAGGAAGATCAGCTTCAGGGAGTGTGTCAGGGTGTATGGGCTACCCCGGTCGATCGGTCTGTTTGCGTTGCTTATGCAGTCCTTCTTGCCACGGAGGATTAGGGAGGTCCGGTGCCTGATTCAGAGCGTCGTCGACCACTTTGGGAATGCCGGGCCGGAGTTGTTTGAGTTGGCGTCCTTGTTGGCTAGCAATTTGGGTGGGTCGATGACGTTGGTACAGGTTTATGCCACAATCATCCGGGTTTTTGTAGAGCTGTCGATGTTTGAGGATGCTCTCCTCACTTATGTCGAGGCCAAGAAGGTTGGAGTTGACTTGCAGGTATGCAACTTCTTGCTGAAGCGCTTAGTTGAGGGGAACCAGATCATGTATGCAAGGAGTTTGTTTGATGATATGAAGAGTTCTGGTCCTTCACCAAATATCTACTCTTATTCAGTTCTGATGAGTATGTATACACATGGAGCCAAGTTATGCCTGGAGGAAGCTCTAGAGCTTCTTTCTGAAATGGAAACGGAAGGTGTGAGGCCAAATGCTGCAACCTATGGCACTTACCTCTATGGGCTTTGCCGTGCCAAACAGGTGAAATCTGCATGGAACTTCCTTCAAATGCTGTGTCAGAGAGGCTACCCTTGCAACAGCTATTGTTTTAATGCAGTTATTCATGGTTTCTGCCATGATAATCAGGTTCACAAGGCCATAGAAGTGTTTGATGGGATGAAGAAGTGTGGGTTTGTCCCAGATGTTCACAGCTACAGCATATTAGTTGATGGCTTATGCAAACAAGGGGATGTTTTGACAGGCTATTACATGCTCGTTGAGATGGCAAGGAATGGGATCAGTCCTAATCTGGTGAGTTATAGTTCGCTTTTGCATGGTCTTTGCAGAGCTGGAAGGGTTGAATTGGCGTTTGAGCTTTCTAAGAGGCTGAAAGATCAAGGAttcaagcatgaccacatagtttACAGCATCGTTCTTCATGGTTGTTGTCAACATCTAGATCTAGAGATTTGTTACGACCTTTGGAATGACATGGTTCGTCATAATTTTGTTCCAGATGCTTACAATTACAGTAGTCTGATATATGCGTACTGTAGGCATAGGCAACTGAAAGAAGCATTGGAGGTGTTTGAGCTCATGGTCAGTGATGGGATATGCCCCAACATCGTGACCTGCACAATTCTTGTTCATGGCTTCAGCAACGAAGGGCTGATTGGTGAGGCCTTCCTGTTCCTGGATAAAGTACGCCAGTTTGGGGTTGTCCCCAACCTCTGTACATACAGAGTTATCATCAATGGCCTGTGCAAGGTCAATAAACCTAATGACGTGTGGGGTATTTTCGCAGACATGATAAAAAGGGGCTATGTTCCTGATACTGTGCTTTACAGTATTATTATCGATGGTTTTGTGAAGGCTTTGGATCTGCAGGAGGCTTTCAGGTTGTATTATAAAATGGTCGATGAGGGGACAAAGCCTAATATCTTTACATATACCAGCCTCATAAATGGTCTGTGCCATGATGATAAACTTCCTGAAGCTATGACATTGCTTAAGCATATGATTGGGGAGGGGCTGACACCAGACAGAATTCTGTATACGTCTCTGATTGCATGCTATTGTAAGCGCTCAAACATGAAGGCCGCTCTGGAAATCTTTAGAGAGATGGAAACAGAGGGTTTGTCAGCAGATTCTTTTGTCTACACTTGTTTAATTGGTGGCTTCAGTAAAGTGCTTGCGATGGATGGCGCACAGTTGTTTATGGAAGAAATGATAAACAAGGGGCTTACACCTACTGTAGTAACTTATACAGACCTCATAATTGGATACTTCAAAATTGGAGATGAGAAAAAAGCTATGGCGATGTACAACAGTATGCTGCAGGCAGGCATTACGCCGGATGCCAAGCTGAGCTGTATATTGGGCCTTGGTAATGATGGGGATGATTttggtgattctcaggaagataagGATGTATCATAG